In Ostrea edulis chromosome 4, xbOstEdul1.1, whole genome shotgun sequence, a single window of DNA contains:
- the LOC125667968 gene encoding cytohesin-1-like isoform X5, giving the protein METIEVSDESKNNPKNKQMSIGKKKFNMDPKKGIEYLVDHQLLSHEKEEVAKFLYQGEGLNKTAIGDYLGERNEFNISVLKSFVNLHEFSDMILVQALRQFLWSFRLPGEAQKIDRMMECFAERYCELNPTDFKSTDTCYVLSFAIIMLNTSLHNPSVKDKPTVERFISMNRGINDGGDLPPELLTSLYESIKKEPFKIPEDDGNDLMHTFFNPDKEGWLCKQGAKKISGRIKNWKRRWFILNDNCLYYFQFTTDKEPKGIIPLENISIREVPADKSNKPFSFELYATGQDIIKACKVDKEGKVVEGKHNVYRMSAANTEEKDEWIRCIRQSISENPFYDMLAARRKKAGHVK; this is encoded by the exons GGCATCGAATATCTGGTTGACCACCAGCTTCTTTCTCATGAAAAAGAGGAAGTGGCCAAGTTTCTGTACCAGGGAGAGGGGCTGAACAAGACAGCCATTGGAGACTACCTTGGCGAACG gaatgaaTTTAATATATCAGTCCTGAAGTCGTTTGTAAATCTACATGAGTTTTCGGACATGATTTTGGTCCAGGCATTGAG ACAATTTTTATGGAGTTTCCGTTTACCAGGAGAAGCTCAGAAGATAGATCGGATGATGGAATGCTTTGCTGAGAGATACTGTGAGCTCAATCCAACAGATTTTAAAAGCACAG ACACCTGTTACGTGTTGTCGTTTGCGATCATCATGCTGAACACTAGTCTCCACAATCCTAGTGTGAAGGATAAACCCACAGTGGAGAGGTTCATCTCCATGAACAGAGGGATCAACGACGGTGGAGATTTACCACCAGAACTTCTCACG AGTTTGTATGAGAGCATCAAGAAGGAACCATTCAAGATTCCTGAGGACGATGGCAATGATCTAATGCACACTTTCTTCAACCCGGACAAGGAGGGCTGGTTGTGTAAACAAG GCGCCAAAAAAATCA GTGGAAGAATAAAGAATTGGAAGAGGCGATGGTTCATTCTCAATGACAACTGCTTGTATTATTTCCAGTTCACAACA GATAAGGAGCCTAAAGGAATCATTCCTCTGGAGAACATCTCAATCAGGGAGGTACCAGCTGACAAGTCCAACAAGCCATTCAGCTTTGAGCTTTACGCTACCGGGCAGGACATCATTAAAGCCTGTAAGGTGGACAAAGAGGGAAAGGTTGTAGAAG GAAAACACAACGTTTATAGAATGTCAGCAGCCAATACTGAAGAGAAGGACGAGTGGATAAGATGTATCAG acaaagTATAAGTGAGAATCCATTTTATGACATGCTGGCAGCACGTAGGAAGAAGGCGGGTCACGTGAAGTGA